Proteins co-encoded in one Streptococcus parauberis NCFD 2020 genomic window:
- a CDS encoding S-ribosylhomocysteine lyase: MVKEVIVESFELDHTIVTAPYIRLISEDKGPKGDIITNFDIRLVQPNHNSIETAGLHTIEHLLAKLIRQRIDGMIDCSPFGCRTGFHLIMWGQHSASEIANVIKSCLEEIADEITWEDVPGTTIESCGNYKDHSLFSAKEWAKLILSQGISDDAFNRHFI, translated from the coding sequence ATGGTAAAAGAAGTTATTGTAGAAAGTTTTGAATTAGATCATACAATTGTCACAGCACCGTATATTCGATTAATTTCGGAGGATAAAGGACCTAAAGGTGACATCATTACTAATTTTGATATACGTTTAGTCCAACCAAATCATAATTCTATTGAAACTGCAGGACTGCATACAATTGAACATTTGTTAGCCAAACTGATTCGTCAAAGGATAGACGGAATGATTGATTGTTCACCCTTTGGTTGTCGTACAGGCTTTCATTTGATTATGTGGGGACAACACTCTGCATCGGAAATTGCCAATGTGATTAAATCTTGTTTAGAAGAAATTGCTGATGAAATTACTTGGGAAGATGTACCTGGAACAACAATTGAGTCTTGTGGAAATTATAAGGATCACAGCCTCTTTTCTGCCAAAGAATGGGCAAAATTGATTCTCTCACAAGGCATCTCGGATGATGCTTTTAATCGTCATTTTATCTAA
- a CDS encoding primosomal protein N' codes for MMRVAHIIVDIPLMQTDKPFSYAIPDQLIGLVELGSRVHVPFGKSNRLLQGFIVGFSNLDGDYKEISDLLDVDPVLNSEQLQLADSLRKTVFSYKITLLKAMLPNLLNSHYDKELQVTENTSLQERNLIFNHKSSVLMSQLTSDQEALALKAIKNGRIEMTYLAKDKKTIKTVSYYKVNKQLLMASEISARAKKKLQLKDFLLSHSEDGKLSDLRKDYSSDVVKYFVSNHLIDSYEEAVNRSDAYFEKVESSHFLKLNHQQETAVQEITQAIGKDSNPFLIEGITGSGKTEVYLHTIDRVLKMGKTAIVLVPEISLTPQMTNRFISRFGKLVAIMHSGLSDGEKFDEWKKIKTGQARVVVGARSAIFAPLENIGAIIIDEEHESTYKQESNPRYHARDVALLRAKFHQAVLVLGSATPSIESRARASRGLYHFIELTQRANPLAKIPEVEVVDFRDYIGKQSLSNYTPYLLDKIKDRLQKNEQVVLMLNRRGYSSFIMCRDCGYVDGCPNCDISLTLHMDTKSMNCHYCGFQKEIPRICPNCQSKSIRYYGTGTQKAYDELLEAIPEARILRMDVDTTRKKGSHEKILAQFGNHEADILLGTQMIAKGLDFPNVTLVGVLNADTSLNLPDFRSSEKTFQLLTQVAGRAGRAEKPGEVLIQTYNPNHYAIQMAKNQDYEAFYTYEMGIRQKMAYTPYYFTVGITLSLKDEQELVIKSYQVMSILKENLSDKIKILGPTPKPVARTHNLYHYQIIVKYRFENNLEETLNTILDWTQAKGNKDLKVIIDQEPQNFM; via the coding sequence TTGATGAGAGTTGCCCATATAATTGTAGATATCCCTTTAATGCAAACGGATAAACCTTTTAGTTATGCAATACCGGACCAACTGATTGGACTGGTTGAACTAGGTTCCCGAGTACACGTACCGTTTGGGAAAAGTAATCGCTTGTTACAAGGCTTTATCGTTGGTTTTTCTAACCTTGATGGAGACTATAAAGAGATAAGTGACTTACTGGATGTAGATCCAGTTCTAAATTCAGAACAGTTACAACTTGCAGACTCTTTAAGAAAAACAGTTTTTTCTTATAAAATTACTCTCCTCAAAGCTATGCTTCCCAATCTTCTAAATTCGCATTATGATAAAGAATTGCAAGTTACAGAAAATACAAGTTTGCAAGAAAGAAATCTTATTTTTAATCATAAATCAAGTGTCTTGATGTCACAATTAACTAGTGACCAAGAAGCGTTGGCACTTAAAGCAATCAAAAATGGTCGTATTGAAATGACCTATCTGGCTAAAGATAAAAAAACGATCAAAACAGTTTCCTATTATAAGGTAAACAAACAATTATTAATGGCTTCAGAAATCTCAGCCCGTGCAAAAAAGAAATTGCAACTTAAAGATTTTCTATTAAGTCATTCAGAAGATGGCAAGTTAAGTGATTTGCGTAAAGATTATTCGAGTGATGTGGTCAAATATTTTGTTAGCAATCACTTAATTGATTCATATGAGGAAGCTGTCAATCGAAGTGATGCTTATTTTGAAAAGGTTGAGTCTTCTCACTTTTTAAAGCTGAATCACCAACAAGAAACTGCTGTTCAAGAGATTACTCAGGCTATTGGGAAAGATTCTAATCCTTTCCTAATTGAAGGAATTACGGGTTCAGGTAAAACGGAGGTATACTTACATACAATTGATCGTGTCCTTAAAATGGGAAAAACAGCTATTGTCCTAGTTCCTGAGATATCTTTGACACCACAAATGACCAACCGATTTATTTCACGTTTTGGGAAACTGGTTGCTATTATGCACTCGGGCTTATCCGACGGCGAAAAGTTTGATGAGTGGAAAAAAATCAAGACTGGCCAAGCACGAGTAGTTGTTGGTGCGCGCTCAGCTATTTTTGCACCCTTAGAAAATATCGGGGCTATCATCATTGATGAGGAACATGAGTCAACTTATAAGCAAGAATCTAATCCACGCTACCATGCACGAGATGTGGCTTTATTGAGGGCAAAATTCCATCAAGCTGTATTAGTTTTAGGATCTGCAACACCAAGTATCGAAAGTAGGGCTCGAGCTAGTCGAGGCTTATACCATTTTATTGAATTGACGCAACGTGCCAATCCTTTGGCTAAAATTCCAGAAGTGGAAGTTGTTGATTTTAGAGACTATATTGGTAAACAATCACTTAGTAACTACACGCCTTATTTGTTAGACAAAATTAAAGACCGTTTGCAAAAAAATGAGCAGGTTGTTTTGATGCTTAATAGACGTGGTTATTCAAGCTTCATCATGTGTCGTGATTGTGGTTATGTTGATGGTTGTCCAAATTGTGACATTTCTTTGACCCTTCATATGGACACAAAGTCTATGAATTGTCATTATTGTGGTTTCCAAAAGGAAATTCCGAGAATTTGTCCAAATTGTCAAAGTAAGAGTATCCGCTATTATGGGACGGGTACACAAAAAGCTTACGATGAATTGCTAGAAGCAATTCCTGAAGCGCGGATCCTCCGAATGGATGTTGATACGACTCGTAAAAAAGGAAGCCATGAGAAAATTCTTGCGCAATTTGGAAATCATGAGGCTGATATCTTATTAGGTACTCAAATGATTGCTAAAGGTTTAGATTTTCCTAATGTCACTTTAGTCGGTGTTTTAAATGCTGATACCTCTTTAAACTTGCCGGATTTTAGGTCTTCTGAGAAGACCTTTCAGTTGTTGACACAGGTTGCAGGTCGTGCGGGACGGGCAGAAAAACCCGGTGAGGTTTTAATTCAAACTTATAATCCCAATCATTATGCCATCCAAATGGCTAAAAATCAGGATTATGAAGCATTTTATACTTATGAAATGGGCATTCGTCAAAAGATGGCTTATACACCATATTATTTTACAGTTGGTATAACCTTATCCTTGAAAGACGAACAAGAATTAGTTATAAAATCTTATCAAGTTATGTCCATATTAAAAGAAAACTTATCTGACAAAATTAAGATTTTAGGTCCTACACCTAAACCGGTCGCACGGACGCATAATTTATACCATTATCAAATAATTGTAAAATATCGTTTTGAGAATAATTTAGAAGAGACATTAAATACTATTCTAGATTGGACGCAAGCAAAAGGAAATAAAGATTTAAAAGTGATTATTGACCAAGAACCGCAAAATTTTATGTAA
- a CDS encoding ribonuclease Y — protein sequence MVNIILLIVCTLIGLILGYVIISLKLKSAKENADLTLLNAEQEAVNIRSKAEEEASTIKKTAERETKASRKEMLLEAKEESRKYREEIEQEFKSERQELKQLETRLTERAFSLDRKDENLSTKEKVLDSKEQSLTDKSKHIDERQTQVEKLEEEKKEELQRVAAMTIAEAREVILMETENKLSQEIATRIRDAEREIKDRTDKTAKDLLAQAMQRMAGEYVTEQTITSVHLPDDNMKGRIIGREGRNIRTLESLTGIDVIIDDTPEVVVLSGFDPIRREIARMTLESLIADGRIHPARIEELVEKNRLEMDNRIREYGEAAAYEIGAPNLHPDLIKIMGRLQFRTSYGQNVLRHSVEVGKLAGILAGELGENVALARRAGFLHDMGKAIDREVEGSHVEIGTEFARKYKEHPVVVNTIASHHGDVEPESVIAVVVAAADALSSARPGARNESMENYIQRLRDLEEIANGFDGVQTSFALQAGREIRIMVQPEKISDDQVVILSHKVREKIENNLDYPGNIKVTVIREMRAIDYAK from the coding sequence ATGGTTAATATTATTTTATTAATTGTTTGTACCCTCATTGGTTTGATACTAGGTTATGTAATTATTTCGCTTAAGTTAAAATCAGCGAAAGAAAATGCAGACTTGACTCTTTTAAATGCAGAACAAGAAGCTGTAAATATCCGAAGCAAAGCAGAAGAAGAAGCTTCTACAATTAAGAAAACAGCAGAACGTGAAACAAAAGCGAGTCGTAAAGAAATGCTTTTGGAAGCAAAAGAAGAATCAAGAAAATATCGTGAAGAAATTGAACAAGAATTTAAATCTGAAAGACAAGAGCTTAAACAGTTAGAAACACGTTTAACCGAACGTGCCTTTTCTCTTGACCGAAAAGATGAAAATTTGTCAACTAAAGAGAAGGTTCTTGATAGTAAAGAACAAAGTCTGACCGATAAATCTAAACATATTGATGAGCGTCAAACACAAGTTGAAAAACTTGAAGAAGAGAAAAAAGAAGAACTACAACGTGTAGCAGCGATGACAATTGCTGAAGCTCGCGAAGTAATCTTGATGGAAACTGAGAATAAATTATCTCAGGAAATTGCAACACGTATTCGTGATGCAGAACGTGAAATCAAAGATAGAACTGATAAGACAGCTAAAGATTTGCTAGCACAAGCTATGCAACGGATGGCAGGAGAGTATGTCACTGAACAAACGATAACAAGTGTTCATTTGCCAGATGATAACATGAAAGGTCGTATTATTGGTCGTGAAGGACGCAATATTCGTACACTTGAAAGCCTCACAGGTATTGATGTTATTATTGATGATACACCGGAAGTTGTTGTCCTTTCAGGCTTTGATCCGATTCGTCGTGAGATTGCTCGAATGACTTTGGAATCATTGATTGCAGATGGTCGCATTCATCCAGCTCGGATTGAAGAATTGGTTGAGAAAAACCGTTTGGAAATGGATAACCGGATTCGTGAATATGGTGAAGCAGCAGCTTATGAAATTGGAGCACCAAATCTTCATCCTGATTTAATTAAAATTATGGGCCGTCTTCAATTTAGAACATCTTATGGGCAAAATGTCCTTCGACATTCAGTTGAAGTTGGTAAGTTAGCTGGAATTTTAGCTGGTGAACTTGGTGAAAATGTAGCACTAGCTCGACGTGCTGGTTTCTTACATGATATGGGGAAAGCAATTGACCGTGAGGTTGAAGGTAGTCACGTTGAAATTGGGACAGAATTTGCTCGTAAATATAAAGAACATCCAGTAGTTGTAAATACTATTGCAAGTCACCATGGTGATGTTGAACCAGAATCTGTCATTGCAGTAGTTGTCGCTGCTGCGGATGCTTTGAGTTCGGCGAGACCTGGTGCACGTAATGAATCTATGGAAAATTATATTCAACGCCTTCGTGATTTAGAAGAGATTGCCAATGGCTTTGATGGAGTTCAAACTAGCTTCGCTTTACAAGCAGGCCGAGAAATTCGAATCATGGTTCAACCAGAAAAAATCAGTGACGATCAAGTTGTTATTCTTTCACACAAAGTTCGTGAGAAAATTGAAAATAATCTAGATTATCCAGGGAATATTAAAGTAACAGTTATTCGTGAAATGCGTGCAATTGATTATGCAAAATAA
- the gmk gene encoding guanylate kinase, whose translation MSERGLLIVFSGPSGVGKGTVRHEIFSTPDHKFEYSVSMTTRAQRPGEVDGVDYYFRTRDEFEELIKSGQMLEYAEYVGNYYGTPLSYVNETLDKGIDVFLEIEVQGALQVKSKVPDGVFIFLTPPDLEELEDRLVGRGTDSQEVIAQRIERAREEIALMREYDYAVVNDQVPLAAERVKQIIETEHFRVERVIGRYDKMISNTKPIR comes from the coding sequence ATGTCCGAACGTGGTTTGTTAATCGTCTTTTCTGGACCATCTGGTGTTGGTAAGGGGACGGTCAGACATGAGATTTTCTCAACCCCCGATCATAAATTTGAATATTCAGTTTCGATGACCACACGTGCACAAAGACCTGGAGAGGTTGATGGTGTAGATTATTACTTCCGTACACGTGATGAGTTTGAAGAATTAATAAAAAGTGGTCAAATGTTAGAATATGCAGAGTATGTGGGTAATTATTATGGAACACCGCTCAGCTATGTTAACGAAACTCTTGATAAAGGGATAGACGTCTTCTTAGAGATTGAAGTTCAAGGCGCCCTACAAGTTAAAAGCAAAGTGCCAGATGGCGTTTTTATTTTCTTAACTCCTCCAGATTTGGAAGAATTAGAAGATCGTCTGGTAGGTCGCGGAACAGATAGTCAAGAAGTGATTGCTCAGCGCATTGAACGTGCTAGAGAAGAAATTGCCTTGATGAGAGAATACGACTATGCAGTTGTAAATGATCAAGTACCATTAGCTGCAGAACGTGTCAAACAAATTATTGAAACAGAACATTTTAGAGTTGAGCGTGTTATTGGTCGCTATGACAAAATGATTTCGAATACAAAGCCAATCCGTTGA
- the rpoZ gene encoding DNA-directed RNA polymerase subunit omega, producing the protein MMLKPSIDTLLDKVPSKYSLVILQAKRAHELEAGANPTQGFKSVKSTLQALEEIESGNVVIHPDPSAKRAAVRAKIEAERIAKEEEERKIKEQIAKEKEEEGEKI; encoded by the coding sequence ATGATGTTAAAACCTTCAATTGATACTTTACTAGATAAAGTACCATCAAAATATTCCTTAGTGATCTTACAAGCTAAACGGGCTCATGAACTTGAAGCTGGTGCAAATCCAACCCAGGGCTTCAAATCAGTAAAATCAACTTTACAAGCCTTAGAAGAAATTGAGTCAGGAAATGTTGTTATTCATCCAGACCCATCAGCAAAACGTGCAGCAGTTAGAGCAAAAATTGAAGCTGAACGCATTGCAAAAGAAGAAGAAGAACGCAAGATTAAAGAACAAATTGCAAAAGAAAAAGAAGAAGAAGGAGAAAAAATCTAA